From Dehalococcoidales bacterium:
AACTACAGTCCAGACGGGATACCACCTATTCCATGCTCAAGGAGCTGGAATTTGACTACCGGTCTGGTATCCTTACCGAAGAGGACTACCATGACCTGGAAACAAAATACAAGGAAAAAGCGGTTTCCATCCTCAAAGATATTGATGGTTCAGAAGCAGTCGATGAAGAAGAGGATGAGATAGAAAAGCAGGTAAGGAAACTTCGACAGAGCAAAGCCCCGCCTCGTACTCAGCCTGTTATGAAAGCAGGCAAAGAGAAGCCAGCCGAGGCGGAGATAGAACAGAACGTCGCCAAACTCCGCCAGCAAAAACGCCGTTTTTGCCCTCAATGCGGGGCTGAGCATGAAGCAGACGACCGGTTTTGCGCTCATTGCGGTGCCAGCCTGAAGCGAGGAGACCAAAATTGATCAAGCGTATTGCTTTACTGCTAACGATATTCATTCTGGGACTGAGCAGCCCGGTATTAGCTGCCGAACCGGGCGACGGTATAATTAACGGCCAGATGATAAACGGCACCGAAGGCGCCGGTATCGTTGCCGGACAAGACGT
This genomic window contains:
- a CDS encoding zinc-ribbon domain-containing protein, which encodes MTIFVGMLLTVISFAFIAYPLLKQKPRLADSADDENLLELQSRRDTTYSMLKELEFDYRSGILTEEDYHDLETKYKEKAVSILKDIDGSEAVDEEEDEIEKQVRKLRQSKAPPRTQPVMKAGKEKPAEAEIEQNVAKLRQQKRRFCPQCGAEHEADDRFCAHCGASLKRGDQN